The Castanea sativa cultivar Marrone di Chiusa Pesio chromosome 11, ASM4071231v1 genome contains a region encoding:
- the LOC142615884 gene encoding uncharacterized protein LOC142615884 — MLSNKVLAKRQDISSSSSGSDMEGMKLMLHLLLPLCVHWIAEEMTVSVLVDVITNALCPGDSTCTEAIYLSGLQQTVVGIFHMVVLPLLGQLADEYGRKPMLLLIISTSIFPFAILAWSQSAGFVYAYYVLRTISYILSEGSIFCISVAYAADVVEENKRAAAFSWITGLSSASHVLGDLLALFLPEKYIFPVSIALLILCPIYIQIFLVETVKLAPKRDQDSACLAKTIKIIQNRYKSMKDAATLVMSSPTLRGISLVSFFYELGTSGITYVLWYYLKAAFGFNKNQFSEILMLVGIGSAVSQMLVLPLINPLVGEKVILCIGLLASIAYALFNGLAWAAWVPFMSATFKVVLVLVSPATYAIISRASSSKNQGKAQGFVAGVESIASLLSPLVMSPLTSWFLSSSAPFNCKGFSIVCASVCMMISLCYACLLKPGVPSTSSSDSEDDIEAPLLSES; from the exons ATGTTGTCAAACAAGGTTCTTGCAAAACGCCAAGACATTAGTAGTAGTAGCAGTGGTAGTGACATGGAAGGAATGAAGCTCATGCTTCACTTGCTACTACCACTCTGTGTTCATTGGATCGCTGAGGAAATGACTGTTTCGGTTCTTGTAGATGTTATTACTAACGCTCTATGTCCAGGAGACTCAACCTGTACAGAAGCTATTTATCTTAGTGGTCTTCAACAAACG GTGGTTGGAATTTTCCACATGGTGGTGCTTCCACTGTTAGGTCAGCTCGCAGATGAGTATGGGCGTAAACCAATGCTCCTTCTTATCATATCCACATCTATATTCCCTTTTG CTATACTTGCCTGGAGTCAGTCTGCAGGATTTGTATATGCTTACTATGTTCTTCGTACAATATCTTATATTCTAAGTGAAGGGAGTATTTTCTGCATTTCCGTTGCTTATGCG GCGGATGTTGTTGAAGAGAATAAGAGGGCAGCAGCTTTTAGTTGGATAACAGGCCTTAGTTCTGCTTCACATGTCTTGGGAGATCTTCTGGCACTTTTTCTCCCAGAAAAGTACATTTTTCCG GTTTCAATAGCTCTCTTGATCTTATGTCCGATTTATATTCAAATCTTTCTGGTTGAGACAGTTAAGCTGGCTCCAAAGAGGGACCAAGATTCAGCTTGCTTAGCtaagacaattaaaattatccAGAATCGATACAAATCAATGAAAGATGCTGCTACATTAGTTATGAGCAG TCCAACTTTAAGGGGCATTTCTCTGGTTTCTTTCTTCTATGAGTTGGGAACGTCTGGCATCACTTATGTCTTGTGG TACTATCTGAAGGCCGCTTTTGGTTTCAACAAAAATCAGTTCTCAGAAATTCTGATGCTCGTGGGAATAGGTTCAGCTGTTTCACAG ATGTTGGTGCTTCCACTAATAAATCCATTGGTTGGAGAGAAAGTGATATTGTGCATAGGTTTACTTGCATCAATAGCTTAT GCATTATTCAATGGCCTTGCATGGGCGGCATGG GTACCATTCATGAGTGCCACATTTAAAGTTGTACTTGTCCTTGTAAGCCCTGCT ACTTATGCAATTATTTCAAGAGCATCGAGCTCAAAAAATCAG GGAAAAGCACAAGGGTTTGTGGCTGGTGTGGAATCAATAGCAAGTTTGTTATCACCACTTGTAATGAGTCCATTGACTT CATGGTTCTTATCTAGCAGTGCACCTTTTAACTGCAAAGGTTTCAGTATTGTATGTGCCTCTGTATGCATG ATGATTTCATTATGTTATGCTTGCTTGCTTAAACCTGGGGTACCTTCAACTTCAAGCAGTGATTCAGAGGATGACATTGAAGCACCATTGCTAAGTGAGAGTTGA